A genomic region of Candidatus Pseudomonas phytovorans contains the following coding sequences:
- a CDS encoding DUF2970 domain-containing protein, whose product MDDSSQGKPPTFWQMLQSILAAAFGVQSGKNRARDFTHGKASHFIALGTLFTLVFIAVLIGLVQLALHLTAR is encoded by the coding sequence ATGGACGATTCCAGCCAAGGCAAACCCCCAACCTTCTGGCAGATGCTGCAAAGCATCCTCGCCGCCGCCTTCGGCGTGCAAAGCGGCAAGAACCGCGCCCGCGACTTCACCCACGGCAAAGCCAGCCATTTCATTGCGCTGGGCACGCTGTTCACCCTGGTGTTCATTGCCGTGCTGATCGGCCTGGTGCAACTGGCCCTGCACCTAACCGCCCGCTAG
- a CDS encoding DUF934 domain-containing protein: MQRIIKNNQIVDETWHLLPKETSFDELTNCDDYIVPLQLWRDHAHVLKARDGGLGVWLDSDEEAEEIGEDVQYFQVIALNFPAFTDGRSYSNARLLRDRYKFKGELRAIGDVLRDQLFFMARCGFDAFAIRADKDPEDALQSLKDFSVTYQAATDEPLPLFRRR; the protein is encoded by the coding sequence ATGCAGCGAATCATTAAGAACAACCAGATCGTCGACGAAACCTGGCACCTGCTGCCCAAGGAAACCTCGTTCGACGAGCTGACCAACTGCGACGACTACATCGTGCCGCTGCAGCTGTGGCGTGACCATGCCCACGTGCTCAAGGCCCGCGACGGCGGCCTGGGCGTGTGGCTGGACAGCGACGAAGAAGCAGAAGAAATCGGCGAAGACGTGCAGTACTTCCAGGTTATCGCCCTGAACTTCCCGGCCTTCACCGACGGGCGCAGTTACTCCAATGCGCGCCTGCTGCGTGACCGCTACAAGTTCAAAGGCGAGCTGCGTGCCATCGGCGACGTACTGCGCGACCAGCTGTTCTTCATGGCCCGCTGCGGCTTCGATGCGTTCGCCATTCGTGCCGACAAGGACCCGGAAGACGCGCTGCAAAGCCTCAAGGATTTCTCGGTGACCTACCAGGCCGCCACCGACGAGCCGCTGCCGCTGTTCCGCCGCCGCTGA
- a CDS encoding acyltransferase, with the protein MLYSLQALRAFAAWVVVCHHFMQIFFDFHATGPIGQLLTDRGAVGVDIFFIISGLVIYLSTRDKVIEPRQFLLNRLLRIVPAYWFYTALMATLLLAFSQWMPHQAFDWRHLLLSMLFIPAENPGGYGLYPTLNVGWTLNFEMFFYLLFGLAFLVRQRHHLLLVTAALLLVSEVLGRLGILSRFYNNDIIYEFLLGIGLGVLYRRGLIRQGRWLPLVLLGVAGVAIYHLDASQRLLHWGVPSALIVLAFIAMEPLFQGNRLLKTLGDCSYSVYLIHVLVLYAGWFATQRLQLNPYLVFALCVPSIGLMSWFSYQWLERGLYRRMQAWLAAPRGQDTAYALSRVKC; encoded by the coding sequence ATGCTGTATTCGCTTCAGGCACTGCGGGCGTTCGCCGCCTGGGTGGTGGTCTGCCATCACTTCATGCAGATTTTCTTCGACTTCCACGCTACCGGCCCCATCGGCCAGTTGCTCACTGACCGTGGCGCCGTGGGCGTCGACATTTTCTTCATCATCAGCGGGCTGGTCATCTACCTGTCGACCCGCGACAAAGTCATCGAGCCGCGCCAGTTTCTGCTCAATCGGCTGTTGCGTATCGTCCCGGCCTACTGGTTTTACACGGCGCTGATGGCGACGTTGCTGCTGGCCTTCAGCCAATGGATGCCACACCAGGCGTTCGACTGGCGGCACCTGTTGCTGTCGATGCTGTTCATCCCGGCGGAAAACCCTGGAGGCTACGGCCTGTACCCGACCCTGAACGTGGGCTGGACGCTGAACTTCGAGATGTTCTTCTACTTGCTGTTCGGCCTGGCCTTCCTGGTGCGTCAGCGTCACCACCTGCTGCTGGTTACCGCTGCACTGTTGCTGGTCAGCGAAGTGCTGGGGCGGTTGGGCATACTCAGCCGTTTCTACAACAACGACATCATCTACGAGTTCCTGCTCGGCATCGGCCTGGGTGTGCTGTACCGCCGCGGGCTGATTCGCCAGGGGCGCTGGCTACCGCTGGTGTTGCTGGGCGTGGCAGGGGTGGCTATCTACCACCTGGATGCGTCGCAGCGCTTGCTGCATTGGGGCGTGCCGAGCGCGTTGATCGTGCTGGCCTTCATTGCCATGGAGCCGCTGTTCCAGGGCAACCGGCTGCTCAAGACGCTCGGCGACTGCTCTTATTCGGTTTACCTGATCCATGTGCTGGTGCTGTACGCCGGCTGGTTCGCCACCCAGCGCCTGCAGTTGAACCCGTACCTTGTGTTTGCCCTGTGCGTGCCGTCCATTGGACTAATGTCGTGGTTCAGCTACCAGTGGCTGGAGCGTGGCTTGTACCGGCGCATGCAGGCCTGGCTGGCGGCGCCACGGGGGCAGGACACGGCATATGCGCTTTCCCGAGTCAAATGCTAG
- the metH gene encoding methionine synthase: MSDRSARLQALQNALKERILILDGGMGTMIQSYRLEEHDYRGTRFADWPSDVKGNNDLLLLSRPDVIAAIEKAYLDAGADILETNTFNATQISQADYGMESLVYELNVEGARIARQVADAKTLETPDKPRFVAGVLGPTSRTCSISPDVNDPSYRNVTFDELVENYIEATRGLIEGGADLILIETIFDTLNAKAAIFAVQQVFEDDNVELPIMISGTITDASGRTLSGQTTEAFWNSVRHAKPISVGLNCALGAKDLRPYLEELSTKADTHVSAHPNAGLPNAFGEYDETPAEMAAVVEEFAASGFLNIIGGCCGTTPGHIQAIAEAVAKYKPREIPEIAKACRLSGLEPFTIDRQSLFVNVGERTNITGSAKFARLIREENYTEALEVALQQVEAGAQVIDINMDEGMLDSQAAMVRFLNMIAGEPDISRVPIMIDSSKWEVIEAGLKCIQGKGIVNSISMKEGVEQFKHHARLCKRYGAAVVVMAFDEVGQADTAARKQEICKRSYDILVNEVGFPPEDIIFDPNIFAVATGIEEHNNYAVDFIEACAYIRDHLPHALSSGGVSNVSFSFRGNNPVREAIHSVFLYHAIQNGLTMGIVNAGQLEIYDEIPAKLRDKVEDVVLNRTPEGTDALLAIAEDYRGGGAIKEVENEAWRSLPVDKRLEHALVKGITAHIVDDTEECRQQCARPIEVIEGPLMSGMNIVGDLFGAGKMFLPQVVKSARVMKQAVAHLIPFIEAEKGDKPEAKGKILMATVKGDVHDIGKNIVGVVLGCNGYDIVDLGVMVPAEKILQTARDEKCDIIGLSGLITPSLDEMVHVAREMQRQGFELPLMIGGATTSKAHTAVKIEPKYSNDAVIYVTDASRAVGVATQLLSKELKPGFVEKTRLEYVDVRERTANRSARTERLSYAKAIAAKPQYDWAGYQPAVPSFTGVKVLEDIDLRTLAEYIDWTPFFISWDLAGKFPRILTDEVVGEAATALYQDAREMLDKLINEKLISARAVFGFWPANQVADDDIEVYGEDGQALATLHHLRQQTIKPDGKPNWSLADFVAPKASGVTDYVGGFITTAGIGAEEVAKAYQDKGDDYSSIMVKALADRLAEACAEWLHEQVRKEHWGYARDEHLDNEALIKEQYSGIRPAPGYPACPDHTEKETLFRLLDGTAIGETGPSGVFLTEHFAMFPAAAVSGWYFAHPQAQYFAVGKVDKDQIESYSARKGQDVSVSERWLAPNLGYDN; encoded by the coding sequence ATGTCCGACCGCAGCGCTCGTCTCCAAGCACTCCAGAACGCCCTCAAAGAGCGCATCCTGATCCTCGACGGCGGCATGGGTACTATGATCCAAAGTTACCGTCTCGAGGAACACGACTATCGTGGCACGCGCTTCGCCGATTGGCCAAGCGATGTAAAAGGTAACAACGACCTGTTGCTGCTCAGCCGCCCGGACGTGATCGCTGCCATCGAGAAGGCCTACCTCGATGCCGGGGCGGATATTCTCGAAACCAACACCTTCAATGCCACGCAGATTTCCCAGGCCGACTACGGCATGGAGTCGCTGGTCTACGAGCTTAACGTGGAAGGCGCGCGCATTGCCCGCCAGGTGGCCGACGCCAAGACCCTGGAAACCCCCGACAAGCCACGCTTTGTCGCTGGCGTGCTCGGCCCTACCAGCCGCACCTGCTCGATTTCCCCGGATGTCAACGACCCCAGCTACCGCAACGTCACCTTCGATGAACTGGTCGAAAACTACATCGAGGCCACCCGTGGCCTGATCGAGGGCGGCGCCGACCTGATCCTGATCGAAACCATCTTCGACACCCTCAACGCCAAGGCGGCAATCTTTGCCGTGCAGCAGGTGTTCGAGGACGACAACGTCGAACTGCCGATCATGATCTCTGGCACCATCACCGACGCCTCCGGCCGTACCCTGTCGGGGCAGACCACCGAAGCGTTCTGGAACTCGGTGCGCCACGCCAAGCCGATTTCCGTAGGCCTGAACTGCGCCCTCGGCGCCAAGGACCTGCGCCCGTACCTGGAAGAGTTGTCGACCAAAGCCGATACCCACGTTTCCGCACACCCCAATGCCGGCCTGCCGAACGCCTTCGGTGAGTACGACGAAACCCCGGCCGAAATGGCGGCGGTGGTCGAGGAATTCGCTGCCAGCGGTTTCCTCAATATCATCGGCGGTTGCTGCGGTACCACCCCGGGCCACATCCAGGCCATTGCCGAAGCCGTGGCCAAATACAAACCGCGCGAGATCCCGGAGATTGCCAAGGCCTGCCGCCTGTCGGGCCTGGAACCATTCACCATCGATCGCCAGTCGCTGTTCGTCAACGTGGGCGAGCGTACCAACATCACCGGTTCCGCCAAGTTCGCCCGGCTGATCCGTGAAGAGAACTACACCGAAGCCCTGGAAGTCGCCCTGCAGCAGGTCGAAGCCGGCGCCCAGGTGATCGATATCAACATGGACGAAGGGATGCTCGATTCCCAGGCGGCCATGGTCCGTTTCCTCAACATGATCGCTGGCGAGCCAGACATTTCCCGCGTGCCGATCATGATCGACTCCTCCAAGTGGGAAGTGATCGAGGCCGGCCTGAAGTGCATTCAGGGCAAGGGCATCGTCAACTCGATTTCCATGAAGGAAGGCGTCGAGCAGTTCAAGCACCACGCCCGCCTGTGCAAGCGCTACGGTGCCGCCGTGGTGGTGATGGCCTTCGACGAGGTCGGCCAGGCCGACACTGCCGCACGCAAGCAGGAAATCTGCAAGCGCAGCTACGACATTCTGGTCAACGAAGTGGGCTTCCCGCCGGAAGACATCATCTTCGACCCGAACATTTTCGCCGTCGCCACGGGCATCGAAGAACACAACAACTATGCCGTCGACTTCATCGAAGCCTGTGCCTATATCCGTGACCACCTGCCCCATGCGCTGAGCTCGGGCGGGGTGTCCAACGTGTCGTTCTCGTTCCGCGGCAACAACCCGGTGCGCGAGGCGATCCACTCGGTGTTCCTGTACCACGCGATCCAGAATGGCCTGACCATGGGTATCGTCAACGCTGGCCAGCTGGAAATCTACGACGAGATCCCGGCCAAACTGCGCGACAAGGTCGAGGACGTAGTGCTCAACCGCACGCCAGAAGGCACTGATGCACTGCTGGCCATCGCCGAGGACTACCGCGGTGGCGGCGCCATCAAGGAAGTCGAAAACGAAGCCTGGCGCTCGCTGCCGGTCGACAAACGCCTGGAGCACGCCCTGGTCAAAGGCATCACCGCGCACATCGTCGATGACACCGAAGAGTGCCGCCAGCAGTGCGCACGGCCGATCGAAGTCATTGAAGGGCCACTGATGAGTGGCATGAACATCGTTGGCGACCTGTTTGGTGCGGGCAAGATGTTCCTGCCGCAGGTGGTCAAGTCGGCCCGCGTGATGAAACAGGCCGTTGCTCACCTGATTCCGTTCATCGAGGCCGAGAAAGGCGACAAGCCAGAAGCCAAGGGCAAGATCCTGATGGCCACGGTAAAAGGTGACGTGCACGACATCGGCAAGAACATCGTCGGCGTGGTGCTGGGTTGCAACGGCTACGACATCGTCGACCTGGGCGTGATGGTGCCGGCCGAGAAAATCCTGCAAACCGCCCGCGACGAGAAGTGCGACATCATCGGCCTGTCCGGCCTGATCACCCCGTCGCTGGACGAGATGGTCCACGTTGCCCGCGAAATGCAGCGCCAGGGCTTCGAGTTGCCACTGATGATCGGCGGCGCCACCACGTCCAAGGCGCACACCGCAGTCAAGATCGAACCCAAGTACAGCAACGACGCCGTCATCTACGTCACCGACGCCTCGCGTGCGGTCGGCGTGGCCACCCAGTTGTTGTCCAAAGAACTGAAGCCGGGCTTTGTCGAGAAAACCCGCCTGGAATACGTGGATGTGCGCGAGCGCACTGCCAACCGCAGCGCCCGCACCGAGCGCCTCAGCTATGCCAAGGCCATCGCCGCCAAGCCGCAGTACGACTGGGCCGGCTATCAGCCAGCGGTGCCGTCCTTCACCGGCGTCAAGGTGCTGGAAGACATCGACCTGCGCACCTTGGCCGAATACATCGACTGGACGCCGTTCTTCATCTCTTGGGACCTGGCCGGCAAGTTCCCACGCATCCTTACCGACGAAGTGGTCGGTGAGGCCGCCACGGCGCTGTACCAGGACGCCCGCGAAATGCTCGACAAGCTGATCAACGAGAAGCTGATCAGCGCCCGCGCAGTGTTCGGCTTCTGGCCGGCCAATCAGGTGGCCGATGATGACATTGAGGTGTACGGCGAGGACGGCCAGGCGCTGGCCACCCTGCACCACCTGCGCCAGCAGACCATCAAGCCGGACGGCAAGCCCAACTGGTCGCTGGCCGACTTTGTCGCGCCAAAAGCCAGCGGCGTCACCGATTATGTGGGCGGGTTCATCACCACTGCCGGCATCGGCGCCGAAGAAGTGGCCAAGGCTTATCAGGACAAAGGCGACGACTACAGCTCGATCATGGTCAAGGCCTTGGCCGACCGCCTGGCCGAAGCCTGCGCCGAATGGCTGCACGAGCAGGTGCGTAAAGAGCATTGGGGCTATGCCCGCGACGAGCATCTGGACAACGAAGCGCTGATCAAAGAGCAGTACAGCGGTATTCGCCCTGCCCCGGGCTACCCGGCTTGCCCCGACCACACCGAGAAGGAAACCCTGTTCCGCCTGCTCGACGGCACCGCCATCGGCGAAACCGGGCCAAGCGGCGTGTTCCTTACCGAACACTTTGCGATGTTCCCGGCGGCAGCGGTCAGCGGCTGGTACTTTGCCCACCCGCAGGCGCAGTACTTTGCCGTGGGCAAGGTCGACAAAGACCAGATCGAAAGTTACAGCGCGCGTAAAGGCCAGGATGTGAGTGTGAGCGAGCGCTGGTTGGCGCCAAACCTGGGTTACGACAACTAA
- a CDS encoding nitrite/sulfite reductase, translated as MYVYDEYDQRIIEDRVKQFRDQTRRYLAGELSEEEFRPLRLQNGLYVQRFAPMLRVAVPYGQLNANQVRTLAKIARDYDKGYAHISTRQNVQYNWPALEDIPDILAELAGVQMHAIQTSGNCLRNTTTDQFAGVAADEIIDPRPWCEIVRQWTTFHPEFAYLPRKFKIAINGSQEDRAAIEVHDIGLEPVRNAAGELGFRVLVGGGLGRTPVVGSFINEFLPWQDLISYLDAILRVYNRYGRRDNKYKARIKILVKALTPEVFAEKVEAEMVHLRGGSTTLTEDEVQRVSRHFIDPEYLALENVDYAAQDAENPGFSRWRSRNTRAHKRPGYVAVTLSLKPTGVAPGDLTDKQLDAVADLAERYSFGFLRTSHEQNIILADVEQRKLHALWLELREGGFATPNIGLLTDIICCPGGDYCSLANAKSIPIAESIQRRFDDLDYLFDIGEIDLNISGCMNACGHHHVGHIGILGVDKKGEEFYQVSLGGNAARGASLGKILGPSFAQDAMADVIEKLIAVYVEQRTEEERFIDTYQRIGIDPFKERVYAANH; from the coding sequence ATGTACGTATACGACGAGTACGATCAGCGGATCATCGAGGACCGCGTCAAGCAGTTCCGTGATCAGACCCGCCGCTACCTGGCCGGTGAGCTGAGCGAAGAAGAATTCCGCCCTCTGCGCCTGCAGAACGGCCTGTATGTTCAACGTTTCGCGCCGATGCTGCGTGTTGCTGTCCCGTACGGCCAGCTGAACGCCAACCAGGTCCGCACCCTGGCCAAGATCGCTCGCGACTACGACAAGGGCTATGCCCACATTTCCACCCGCCAGAACGTGCAGTACAACTGGCCGGCGCTGGAAGACATCCCGGATATCCTCGCCGAACTGGCCGGCGTGCAGATGCACGCGATCCAGACCAGCGGCAACTGCCTGCGCAACACCACCACCGACCAGTTCGCCGGTGTGGCCGCAGACGAAATCATCGACCCGCGCCCGTGGTGCGAAATCGTCCGCCAGTGGACCACCTTCCACCCGGAATTCGCCTACCTGCCGCGCAAGTTCAAGATCGCCATCAACGGCTCGCAGGAAGACCGCGCCGCCATCGAAGTGCACGATATCGGCCTGGAGCCGGTGCGCAATGCAGCGGGCGAACTGGGCTTCCGTGTGCTGGTCGGCGGCGGCCTGGGCCGTACCCCGGTGGTCGGCTCGTTCATCAATGAGTTCCTGCCGTGGCAGGACCTGATCAGCTATCTGGACGCCATCCTGCGCGTGTACAACCGTTACGGTCGCCGTGACAACAAGTACAAGGCACGGATCAAGATTCTGGTCAAAGCGCTGACACCTGAAGTATTCGCCGAGAAGGTCGAGGCCGAAATGGTCCACCTGCGCGGCGGCAGCACCACCCTGACCGAAGACGAAGTGCAGCGCGTATCGCGCCATTTCATCGACCCGGAGTACCTGGCCCTCGAAAACGTCGACTACGCCGCCCAGGACGCTGAAAACCCAGGCTTTTCCCGTTGGCGCTCGCGCAACACCCGCGCCCACAAGCGCCCGGGCTACGTGGCCGTGACCCTGTCGCTCAAGCCCACCGGTGTTGCCCCTGGCGACCTGACCGACAAGCAGCTGGACGCCGTGGCCGACCTGGCCGAGCGCTACAGCTTCGGCTTCCTGCGCACCTCGCACGAGCAGAACATCATCCTCGCCGACGTCGAGCAGCGTAAGCTGCACGCACTGTGGCTGGAACTGCGCGAAGGCGGCTTCGCCACCCCGAACATCGGCCTGCTGACCGACATCATCTGCTGCCCGGGTGGTGACTACTGCTCGCTGGCAAACGCCAAGTCGATCCCGATCGCCGAGTCCATCCAGCGCCGTTTCGACGACCTGGACTACCTGTTCGACATCGGCGAAATCGACCTGAACATCTCTGGCTGCATGAACGCCTGCGGCCACCACCACGTGGGCCACATCGGCATCCTCGGCGTGGACAAGAAGGGTGAGGAGTTCTACCAGGTATCGCTGGGTGGCAATGCCGCGCGCGGCGCGAGCCTGGGCAAGATCCTCGGCCCGTCGTTCGCCCAGGATGCCATGGCCGACGTGATCGAGAAGCTGATCGCCGTGTACGTCGAACAACGTACCGAGGAAGAGCGTTTCATCGACACCTACCAGCGTATCGGCATCGACCCTTTCAAGGAACGCGTCTATGCAGCGAATCATTAA
- a CDS encoding fatty acid cis/trans isomerase, translated as MVHRILAGAFALLISSAVFGQAPQSSPAISYTRDIQPIFTEKCVACHACNDAACQLKLESPEGAVRGASKVPVYEGDRSKAVPTTRLFYDAHNEEQWRKKGFYSVLDNQGSQAALMARMLELGHKTPLTPNAKLPDEIVLGLSRTNMCPLPHEFDAYAGAHPKEGMPLAVTGLTDKEYDTMRRWLVAGAPVEYQPIKPSDTEARQIADWEELLNRPGSTEALVGRWLYEHLFLAHIYFVGGEQGHFFQWVRSRTPSGQPADVIATRRPNDPPGTDFYYRLIPVQGVIVHKTHITYPMGPQKLKRVKQLFYAGDWHAAALPGYGPRHRANPFETFEAIPAVARYQFMLDNAEYFVRTFIRGPVCRGQIATDVIRDNFWALFQEPAFDRYVTDAEYRGEATPLLAMPGQIDDVGSVLSLWHAYRDKRNDYEKLRRDAYADLPAPGWSTLWAGNDNALLSIFRHFDSASVTKGLIGDVPQTVWLFDYPLLERTYYQLAVNFDVFGNVSHQLQTRLYFDLIRNGAEVNFLRLMPADHRQAILSDWYQNSGKVKMWMDYEDIDTDTPSGITLDPRDPKRDFGLKLLQRTGSLNAAPDPINRCQGAFCSRPQMSEEFRNAEQSLSRLVSRPAAGLKVIGQLPEATMLRIEGQGGQRQVYSLLRNRAHSNVAFLLGEAYRYQPGLDTLTLYPGVLSSYPNFIFNVPTTDVAEFVEDMEYAKDDAARFERIVMRWGVRRSHPDFWRYFHDLNSFIKETTPVEAGVLDMNRYENL; from the coding sequence ATGGTGCATCGTATCCTTGCCGGCGCCTTCGCTCTGCTCATCAGCAGCGCGGTGTTCGGGCAAGCCCCCCAGTCGAGCCCGGCTATCTCCTACACCCGGGACATTCAACCGATCTTCACCGAGAAGTGCGTGGCCTGCCACGCCTGCAACGACGCCGCCTGCCAGTTGAAGCTGGAAAGCCCGGAGGGTGCGGTGCGCGGCGCCAGCAAGGTCCCGGTCTACGAGGGCGACCGCAGCAAGGCGGTGCCCACCACGCGGCTGTTCTACGACGCCCACAACGAAGAGCAATGGCGCAAGAAAGGCTTCTATTCGGTGCTCGACAACCAGGGCAGCCAGGCCGCGCTGATGGCGCGCATGCTGGAGCTGGGGCACAAGACCCCGCTCACGCCCAACGCCAAGCTGCCCGACGAAATCGTCCTGGGCCTGAGCCGCACCAACATGTGCCCGTTGCCCCATGAGTTCGACGCCTATGCCGGTGCCCATCCCAAGGAGGGCATGCCGCTGGCCGTGACTGGGCTGACAGACAAGGAATACGACACCATGCGCCGCTGGCTGGTGGCCGGTGCGCCGGTGGAATATCAGCCGATAAAGCCAAGCGATACCGAAGCCAGGCAGATCGCCGACTGGGAAGAACTGCTCAACCGCCCGGGCTCCACCGAGGCGCTGGTCGGGCGCTGGCTTTACGAGCATCTGTTCCTGGCGCACATCTACTTCGTCGGCGGCGAGCAGGGGCACTTCTTCCAGTGGGTGCGTTCACGCACGCCCAGTGGCCAGCCGGCGGACGTCATTGCCACGCGCCGCCCCAATGACCCACCCGGCACCGACTTCTATTACCGCCTGATCCCGGTGCAGGGCGTGATCGTGCACAAGACGCACATCACCTACCCGATGGGGCCGCAGAAGCTCAAGCGGGTGAAACAGCTGTTCTACGCAGGCGACTGGCATGCCGCCGCGCTGCCAGGCTACGGCCCGCGTCACCGCGCCAACCCGTTCGAAACTTTCGAGGCCATCCCCGCGGTGGCGCGCTACCAGTTCATGCTGGATAACGCCGAGTACTTCGTGCGCACGTTCATCCGTGGCCCGGTGTGCCGCGGGCAGATCGCTACCGATGTGATCCGCGACAACTTCTGGGCGCTGTTCCAGGAGCCGGCCTTCGACCGCTACGTCACCGATGCCGAGTATCGTGGCGAGGCCACACCGCTGCTGGCCATGCCCGGGCAGATCGATGATGTGGGCAGTGTGCTGAGCCTGTGGCACGCCTACCGCGACAAGCGCAACGACTATGAAAAGCTGCGCCGTGACGCCTATGCCGACCTGCCGGCGCCGGGCTGGTCGACCTTGTGGGCGGGTAACGACAACGCCCTGCTGAGCATCTTCCGCCACTTCGACAGCGCTTCGGTCACCAAGGGCCTGATCGGTGACGTGCCGCAGACCGTGTGGTTGTTCGACTACCCGCTGCTGGAGCGCACCTATTACCAGCTGGCGGTCAATTTCGACGTGTTCGGCAACGTTTCGCACCAGTTGCAGACGCGCCTGTACTTCGACCTGATCCGCAATGGCGCCGAGGTCAACTTCCTGCGCCTGATGCCGGCCGACCATCGCCAGGCGATTCTCAGCGACTGGTACCAGAACAGCGGCAAGGTGAAAATGTGGATGGACTATGAAGATATCGACACCGACACCCCAAGTGGCATCACGCTCGACCCGCGTGACCCCAAGCGCGATTTTGGCCTGAAGCTGTTGCAACGCACCGGTAGCCTGAACGCCGCCCCCGACCCGATCAACCGCTGCCAGGGTGCGTTCTGCTCCCGGCCGCAGATGAGCGAAGAGTTCCGCAATGCCGAACAGTCGCTCAGCCGCCTGGTGTCGCGCCCGGCTGCGGGGTTGAAGGTGATCGGTCAGTTGCCTGAGGCGACCATGCTGCGCATCGAGGGGCAGGGCGGCCAGCGCCAGGTGTACAGCCTGCTGCGCAACCGCGCGCACAGCAATGTCGCGTTCCTGCTGGGTGAGGCGTACCGCTACCAGCCGGGGCTGGACACCTTGACTCTCTATCCGGGGGTGCTCAGCAGTTACCCCAACTTCATCTTCAACGTACCGACCACGGATGTGGCGGAATTCGTCGAGGACATGGAGTACGCAAAAGACGATGCGGCCAGGTTTGAGCGTATCGTCATGCGCTGGGGCGTGCGCCGTAGCCACCCTGACTTCTGGCGCTACTTCCATGACCTGAACAGCTTCATCAAGGAGACCACACCGGTCGAGGCTGGAGTGTTGGACATGAACCGCTACGAAAACCTCTGA
- a CDS encoding ABC transporter substrate-binding protein, whose protein sequence is MLKALCQSLCLALPLAANAQPASVVFLNPGLSTERFWTSYTRFMQAAADELGMSLRVEYSERRADLALTQARAILSGAQRPDYLVLVNEQYVAPEILRLSRGTGVKLLLVNNGLTASQARSIEAQPDKYAEPLGTLMSNDEQAGFQMLHLMVAQLPRDAGPVDLVAFAALKTTPASQLREEGMRRALADFPQVRLRQVVYGGWSRQRAYEQAQQLLERYPATRLVWSANDEMAFGAMQAFEEAGRTPGRDVLFGAVNSSPQALRARIDGRLSVLMGGHFTLGGWAMVMLHDDAHGVALNRDGQRVHKAPVLQAIDQAKARRWLKLLERDDYGVDFQRYSAEGRPAGYQYPFLTSPVEY, encoded by the coding sequence ATGCTCAAGGCCCTGTGCCAAAGCTTGTGTCTTGCCCTGCCGCTGGCAGCAAATGCGCAGCCGGCTTCGGTAGTGTTCCTCAACCCAGGGCTGTCCACAGAGAGGTTCTGGACCAGTTACACCCGTTTCATGCAGGCTGCTGCGGACGAACTGGGCATGTCCCTGCGCGTGGAATACAGCGAGCGCCGCGCCGACCTGGCGCTGACTCAGGCCAGGGCGATTCTGAGTGGGGCTCAGCGGCCGGATTATCTGGTACTGGTCAATGAGCAATATGTGGCACCGGAAATCCTGCGCCTGTCACGTGGTACCGGAGTGAAGCTGCTGCTGGTCAACAATGGCCTGACCGCCAGCCAGGCCCGTAGCATCGAGGCCCAGCCCGACAAGTACGCCGAGCCACTGGGTACCTTGATGAGCAACGACGAGCAGGCGGGCTTCCAGATGCTGCACCTGATGGTTGCGCAACTGCCGCGGGACGCAGGGCCGGTTGACCTGGTGGCCTTTGCCGCGCTCAAGACCACACCGGCCTCGCAGTTGCGCGAGGAGGGCATGCGCCGCGCCCTGGCCGACTTCCCCCAGGTGCGCCTGCGCCAGGTGGTATACGGTGGCTGGAGCCGCCAGCGCGCCTACGAGCAGGCGCAACAATTGCTGGAGCGTTACCCGGCCACCCGCCTGGTGTGGTCAGCCAATGACGAGATGGCCTTCGGTGCCATGCAGGCGTTCGAGGAGGCCGGGCGCACACCGGGGCGTGACGTGCTGTTTGGCGCCGTCAACAGTTCGCCCCAGGCTTTGCGCGCGCGCATTGATGGGCGCTTGAGCGTACTGATGGGAGGGCATTTCACCCTCGGCGGCTGGGCCATGGTGATGTTGCACGATGATGCCCACGGGGTAGCGCTGAACCGCGACGGCCAGCGCGTGCACAAAGCCCCGGTGTTGCAGGCGATCGACCAGGCCAAGGCCAGGCGTTGGCTGAAGCTGCTGGAACGGGATGATTACGGCGTCGATTTTCAGCGTTACAGCGCCGAAGGGCGGCCGGCCGGTTACCAGTACCCGTTTCTGACGTCGCCGGTCGAATATTGA